The Corynebacterium occultum sequence CTTCGACATGGTCCTGGCCGACCCACCCTATGAACTGGCCGAGGAATCCGTCCGCGACATGATCGAGGCACTGCGGCCTGCACTTATCGACGGCGCGGCCGTGGTCGTTGAACGGCACGTAGACTCGCCCGAGACGGACTGGCCGGCGGACTTCGTGCCGACCACCCAGAAACTGAAGAAGCGCACCTACGGCATCGCCCGCATGGACATGGCTGTCTTCCACCGTGAAGGTGCCGAAGCGCACCCGAAGAACTGACAGATGAAGGTAGTTGAGTGATGAAGGCAGTGTGCCCGGGCAGTTTTGACCCGGTGACCACGGGACACCTGGACATCTTCGCCAGAACCGCCGCCCACTTCGAGGAAGTGGTGGTGCTGGTGACCGGAAACCCCGCCAAGAGAACGGGCCTGTTCAGCATTGAGGAACGGATGGACCTGATTCGGGAAGTCACCGCCGACATCCCCAACCTCAGGGTGGACAACTGGGCCGGTCTGCTGGTCGACTACACCAGCGCCCACGGCATCAATGCCCTGGTCAAGGGGCTTCGCAGCTCCCTGGACTATGAATATGAACTGCCCATGGCCCAGATGAACCGTCGCCTGACGGGAGTGGACACCTTCTTCCTGCTCACCGATGAAAAATACGGCTACGTCTCATCCAGCCTGCTCAAGGAGGTGGCCAGGTACGGCGGGGATGTCTCCGGACTGCTGCCCGAACCAGTGGCCAAAGCCGTTGAGGTCAGGTTCCGGGAAGAGAACTAGCGCGGCCGGACGGCTGCTGCGCTACCCTCAAGGAAGCACCGCATCGTGGTTGCTGGGCGCTTCCGGCTTTGCCGTGGGTGTTCCCGATTGAACTGATGCGGACCGCTACGGCACGGCCTTACCAGGCCAACGGGGTTCAAGTCCCCTCCCTCCTGAAATGGGTTGCCGTCCGACTGGAACTTCTCCGGCGGCGGCCAGTGGCCCGGCCCGATCCTGTGCGCCAGGCACAGGGGACGCACCGATGCCCCGCCTCTGTCCGGCCCCGGGCCGGCGGCAACCCCCTGAACTTTACTGGGTGATCGCATGGGCATCTTCCGTTCTCGTTCCGCCGACCGCGGCTGGACCATGTATTCGCCGCTGTCAAGCGGCACAAGGTGGCAGCAGGGGTCCTTACGCTCTCCCGTGCCGCAGGTCGGACACGCCGTGCTGCGCCAGCGGGAAGGTGGGATCACCCGTCTTAGGGCTCGTGAGCTCTCCCGCCCGGGGGACCGTTTTCTACAGGTCGATCTGCGCCGACGTCTGATCCAGATGCACCCCCAGTCGATCCCCACCGCCGATGCGATGACCGTGACCATCACGCTGGCACTTTCGGCGCGCACCATTGAACCGGTCTCCTTTATCTCCGATTCCCAGGGCCCCGATGAGGAGATCTACCTCACCGCCCAGATTGCGCTACGCGAACTCGTCGCCGGACTCCCGTTGGAGTCCTTTGTCGGCGCCCGCATCGACCTGGCCCCGGTACTGACGGCCGCGCAAGAGGCTGCCGCAGCCGTCGGTGTGGAAGTAGCCGCCGTCCTGCTCAAGGATGTCAGTCTCCCTGCGGAATACTCCTCCGCGCTGCAGGAGTCCTTGGTGGCCAAGGTGAAATCCGAGACGGACCTGGAACGCGCCCGCAACGAGGTCAAGACCACCCGGGCACGGTTGGCCAGCGCCAAGGTGCTGGAACAGAACCCCGTGCTGGCGAAGATCCGGCTGCTCGAGGCACTACCACCGGGCTCGATCATCGAGGTCCGCGGCGAACCGTCCTCCTAAGGTGCCGTTGCACAGCGGAATGCCCGTTGAAAAGAGACGGTATTCCTGGCGGGCAGCTCATGGGGGATGATGATCTAATCAATCCCAGTTTTAACCACCGGTGTTGCAATGACCCCTGGAATCCGACTCTTAAGCCGAGGCAGGAAAAAACCCGGTCATCCAGAGTTGGATTGACCGGGCCGCAGACTCTTCACCAGCTGAAAGCGACTAGAGCAGGTTGGAGAGGAAAGCCCTAGTGCGTTCCTGCTGGGGGTTCTCCAGCACCTCCTGCGGAGTGCCTGCCTCCACGACCACGCCGCCGTCCATGAAGACAACCTGGTCGGCGACTTCCCGGGCGAAGTTCATCTCATGGGTGACCACCAGCATGGTCATGCCCTGGTTCGCCAGGTTCTTCATCACGCGCAGCACCTCGCCGACCAACTCGGGGTCCAGTGCGGAGGTGGGCTCATCGAAGAGCATCAGCTTCGGTTCCATGGCCACGGCGCGGGCAATGGCCACACGCTGCTGCTGACCACCGGAGAGCTGCACCGGGTAGGCGTCGGCCTTGTGCGCCAGACCCACATCGGCCAGCAGTTCCATGCCACGGGCCCGGGCCTGCTTGGGATTGACACCCTTGACCTGGATGGGCGCCTCGATGATGTTCTGCAGGGCGGTGCGGTGGGGAAAGAGGTTGAACTGCTGGAAGACCA is a genomic window containing:
- the coaD gene encoding pantetheine-phosphate adenylyltransferase — protein: MKAVCPGSFDPVTTGHLDIFARTAAHFEEVVVLVTGNPAKRTGLFSIEERMDLIREVTADIPNLRVDNWAGLLVDYTSAHGINALVKGLRSSLDYEYELPMAQMNRRLTGVDTFFLLTDEKYGYVSSSLLKEVARYGGDVSGLLPEPVAKAVEVRFREEN
- a CDS encoding SPFH domain-containing protein codes for the protein MGIFRSRSADRGWTMYSPLSSGTRWQQGSLRSPVPQVGHAVLRQREGGITRLRARELSRPGDRFLQVDLRRRLIQMHPQSIPTADAMTVTITLALSARTIEPVSFISDSQGPDEEIYLTAQIALRELVAGLPLESFVGARIDLAPVLTAAQEAAAAVGVEVAAVLLKDVSLPAEYSSALQESLVAKVKSETDLERARNEVKTTRARLASAKVLEQNPVLAKIRLLEALPPGSIIEVRGEPSS
- a CDS encoding amino acid ABC transporter ATP-binding protein — translated: MSTPMIQAQQVHKSFGQLEVLKGINLTVAPGQVTCLIGPSGSGKSTLLRCVNHLEKVTAGRLYVDGELIGYREKDGNLYEISEKDAARQRADIGMVFQQFNLFPHRTALQNIIEAPIQVKGVNPKQARARGMELLADVGLAHKADAYPVQLSGGQQQRVAIARAVAMEPKLMLFDEPTSALDPELVGEVLRVMKNLANQGMTMLVVTHEMNFAREVADQVVFMDGGVVVEAGTPQEVLENPQQERTRAFLSNLL